From the Glycine max cultivar Williams 82 chromosome 11, Glycine_max_v4.0, whole genome shotgun sequence genome, the window TGGAAGCCCAATTTGGAcgttgactgtcacgtgtcaatGTCACATGTCAATACCACGTGTCAACGTCTAAGTGGTTCCTGTAAAAACCTCTTTTTTTGTTGGTAAAATTACACTTTTGATCCTCcagttttactccaatttcgattttgatccccttataatttaattcacatatTTGGTCATCCAGTCTTATAAAtccatttataaattttaaacaaaaatatcattgtcaTAATTTCTTCTAATCTTTGATAAATTTCTTTTGTGAAACTCCCTGTCcttcaaaaaaattgtaagtttatttaatacattattAAACTCTCTTTTAGtgtaaaatttgttatttcAAGACAAactgttttatatattaaaagatcaaaataagatttttttatagagatgtttatgtcattttataaatatatttaacttttttttttcattttcattcttacGAGACAACTTATAAAATCACCTCAATTTTCAtaagttttcttctctttccctCACTTTCTTTCTTAAACTAAACATATCATAACTCTAAGgagttaattacaaaaattattcaagattaaggaacaaattataaatttttttaatttaaggacctaaacaaaattttccaaaaaagcTCATGAacctataaatatattaaaacataaaaatattataatttttattaactgtggttaaaaaattgtttataattaacatattaattatactaataataattattagttattaatctaatatgttaaccaaaattgttaatttataaagttataaaactaagcattataattaaaaattagaataatcaaaattatagatttaaaaaattaaaaaaactaatataacaATTTAGTTTGCATAAAAAACcatgacttaaatatatttttagtttttaggatttaacattttttttctcatcttataatttttattcatttcaaaatatatatttttagtccttaaatagtatatttttttcctgttgagaatcaaaaacaaaataaaactaaattgtGAAGACTAATAAAAAAGGCATTTAaagctaaaattaattatttaagccGAAAAGAGCATCCGACTCGTGCTTGCTCTCTCTGTGGTTTTGGGTCTCTCTCACTCACAGGCACAGCAACAGCACCATGGAAGGCGCAACGATGTTACTGTTGTCGCCAATATCGAGCTGCAACGTGCGCAGTAAGCATTTAAACTACTCACTCAGAAGGCGTAGCTGTTATTCTTCTCCCAGGGCACTGAAAATAGTGAGCATGGCGAAGGAGGGAAGCGACACCGGCAACGGCGTGGTAGAAAAAGCAGCCATAGCGGGTGGATTGATCTCAACCCCAGTAATTGCTTGGTCTCTCTATACTCTCAAAACAACAGGGTGCGGTCTTCCCCCAGGACCAGGTGGGTCAATTGGAGCATTGGAGGGTGTGAGCTACCTCGTGGTAGTGGGCATAGTGGGTTGGAGCTTGTACA encodes:
- the LOC100305524 gene encoding uncharacterized protein LOC100305524, whose protein sequence is MEGATMLLLSPISSCNVRSKHLNYSLRRRSCYSSPRALKIVSMAKEGSDTGNGVVEKAAIAGGLISTPVIAWSLYTLKTTGCGLPPGPGGSIGALEGVSYLVVVGIVGWSLYTKAKTGSGLPNGPFGLLGAVEGFSYLALVAIVVVFGLQFLDKGYIPGPLPADQCFG